The following are encoded in a window of Chromatiales bacterium genomic DNA:
- the queD gene encoding 6-carboxytetrahydropterin synthase QueD → MEIFKEFIFEAAHRLPNVPAGHKCSRLHGHSWRGAIYVEGPVDPHAGWVMDFGEIKQKFSPVYDILDHHYLNDVPGLENPTSEVVARWIWQQLKPVLPLLSKVIVHETCTSGAIYRGEDCEAGG, encoded by the coding sequence ATGGAGATCTTCAAGGAGTTTATCTTCGAGGCGGCGCACCGCCTGCCCAACGTGCCTGCCGGCCACAAGTGCAGCCGGCTGCACGGCCATTCGTGGCGCGGGGCGATCTATGTCGAGGGGCCGGTCGATCCGCATGCCGGCTGGGTGATGGACTTCGGTGAAATCAAGCAGAAGTTTTCGCCCGTCTACGACATCCTCGACCATCATTATCTGAACGATGTGCCGGGTCTTGAGAATCCGACCAGCGAGGTGGTCGCACGCTGGATCTGGCAGCAACTGAAACCGGTACTGCCCCTGTTGTCGAAGGTCATCGTGCATGAGACCTGTACGAGCGGTGCGATCTATCGGGGTGAGGACTGCGAGGCCGGTGGCTGA